From a region of the Pecten maximus chromosome 18, xPecMax1.1, whole genome shotgun sequence genome:
- the LOC117317067 gene encoding defensin-like protein 290 — MRALVVVFLVCVTLALCQASVRRATHCTIANDCAGTCEDPTHHWSCIQSACECRTHGVTAAPSPDRPYEGSICKTKEDCHDMHHCDREKEHCYDGRCKCTDTDEHHHG, encoded by the exons ATGAGAGCTTTAGTGGTAGTCTTCCTCGTTTGCGTTACTTTGG CTTTATGCCAAGCTTCAGTAAGACGCGCAACCCACTGTACAATAGCCAATGACTGCGCTGGGACATGTGAAGACCCGACGCACCACTGGTCTTGTATACAAAGTGCATGCGAATGTCGTACACATGGAGTCACGGCTGCACCAAGTCCCGACAGGCCTTACGAAGGATCAA TTTGCAAAACAAAGGAAGACTGCCATGATATGCACCACTGCGATAGAGAAAAGGAGCATTGCTATGATGGTCGATGCAAATGCACCGATACCGAT GAACATCATCACGGATAA